The genomic window GCTATCTCATCCGGGCACGTTGGACTTCATCACGGGCCGGGAGAACATAGTTATTCTGGGACCGCCGAGCACGGGCAAGACGCACCTGGCCATCTACCTGGGAGTGCGGGCCGCCAGGCCAGCACCGCGTCGCGTTCGCCACAGCCGCTGAGTGGTTCGACAAGCTCGCCGCCGCACACCAGGTCGCGCCGACGAGCTCACCCGGCTCGGGTCGCTGCATCACGCAAACCGTGCACTCTCCTTATTGAAGGCAGCAGTGCAACAACTTGCGAAGCAAGGTGACAGCCCCGGATGAAGATGTCAAATGCCCTGCTAGAGGGCACTGTGGGCAGATGGTGGGCGTGTCTTCCAGGGCGCCGCCGGGTGAGGGTCTGTATCAACGGCC from Streptomyces formicae includes these protein-coding regions:
- a CDS encoding ATP-binding protein gives rise to the protein MRHAYAPPASPRSRRSGYSTSVTHLRGLTRQQLSHPGTLDFITGRENIVILGPPSTGKTHLAIYLGVRAARPAPRRVRHSR